In a genomic window of Corynebacterium coyleae:
- a CDS encoding DUF6891 domain-containing protein, whose protein sequence is MSQHAMLTSKYPPSDNLYESQSCEGDISLMLCHGWSTGEIEAFFEDDNGGDPVPGLDVLIDDIRAEYANLIPKASEDAQRLDTLRDSLAERNLAFSFDEGLTQSDCAEEAAEQAENDGRSGYVYCTNQDVDRVIHTGELYFGFSSVEAAESLVEALRGVGLTPMWGGKPTERVACEGLVVELPLAD, encoded by the coding sequence ATGAGCCAGCACGCGATGTTGACCAGCAAGTATCCGCCGTCAGATAACCTCTACGAATCGCAGTCATGCGAGGGCGACATCTCGCTCATGCTGTGCCATGGGTGGAGTACCGGCGAGATCGAGGCGTTTTTTGAGGACGATAACGGCGGCGATCCGGTCCCTGGGCTCGATGTGCTTATCGACGACATCCGCGCCGAGTACGCCAACCTCATCCCCAAAGCTTCCGAGGACGCGCAGCGCCTTGATACGCTCCGCGACTCTCTGGCTGAGCGCAACCTCGCGTTCTCGTTCGACGAGGGGCTTACTCAAAGCGACTGCGCCGAGGAAGCCGCCGAACAGGCAGAAAATGATGGCCGCAGCGGCTATGTGTACTGCACGAACCAGGACGTGGATCGGGTCATCCACACCGGCGAGCTTTACTTCGGGTTTAGCTCCGTTGAGGCGGCCGAATCGCTCGTGGAAGCGCTTCGCGGTGTTGGCCTGACCCCGATGTGGGGCGGCAAACCTACCGAGCGTGTGGCGTGTGAGGGGCTCGTCGTCGAGCTCCCGCTCGCGGATTAG
- a CDS encoding fumarylacetoacetate hydrolase family protein has product MRLATIRTGNTTTAARLIDDTRAVTLNAPDVGALLHAGKFEEGEEFTFSPADLAPVIPRPGKIICVGLNYAKHIAEMGHEQPDVPTLFIKFPEALVGPYDDAEVPEFNAESLDFEGELAVVVGKRARHVSNGADYIAGYSVINDYTQRTYQKRTQQWHQGKSLEKTAGFGPWLDTQWQPGPAITTTVNGEVMQHSRTDDLVFTPAKLIEFISHLYPLEPGDVIATGTPDGVGHARDPKRYLKNGDTVRVEIEGLGAIENTTRVISC; this is encoded by the coding sequence ATGAGACTTGCAACGATCAGGACTGGAAACACCACCACCGCGGCACGGCTTATCGACGACACCCGCGCCGTCACACTCAACGCCCCCGACGTCGGCGCACTTTTGCACGCGGGAAAATTCGAGGAGGGCGAGGAGTTTACCTTCTCCCCCGCTGATTTGGCGCCGGTGATTCCGCGCCCCGGCAAGATCATTTGCGTGGGGCTAAATTACGCGAAGCATATCGCGGAGATGGGGCATGAGCAGCCGGATGTGCCGACGCTGTTCATTAAGTTCCCGGAGGCGCTCGTTGGGCCGTATGACGACGCTGAGGTGCCGGAGTTCAATGCGGAGTCGTTGGATTTTGAGGGTGAGTTGGCGGTGGTCGTCGGTAAGCGGGCGCGCCATGTGTCCAACGGTGCGGATTACATTGCTGGCTACAGCGTGATCAACGACTACACGCAGCGCACGTATCAGAAGCGCACGCAGCAGTGGCACCAGGGCAAGTCGTTGGAGAAGACGGCGGGGTTCGGCCCGTGGCTGGATACGCAGTGGCAGCCGGGTCCCGCGATTACGACGACGGTTAATGGTGAGGTGATGCAGCATTCGCGTACCGACGACCTCGTGTTCACCCCCGCGAAACTCATCGAGTTCATCTCGCATCTGTATCCGCTGGAACCGGGTGATGTGATCGCCACCGGCACCCCGGACGGTGTTGGCCACGCGCGTGATCCGAAGCGCTACCTGAAAAATGGCGACACGGTGCGTGTTGAGATCGAGGGCCTTGGTGCGATCGAGAACACGACCCGCGTGATTTCTTGCTAG